TTCATTAGCGTGTACACGAACAGATAAATGAACAGTCCAATGTTTCCGTAGGTGTTGTTGGCGACGATTCCCAGCAGCAAATAGCCGGCGTTCGAAATCGAAGAGTACGCCAGCAGCCGTTTGGAATTCTCCTGCGTGATCGCGGCCCAGTTCCCCACGACGATTGTCAGCGCGGCGACAATTCCGAGCAGCGGCGCCCAATCGATCTGCATCGGCGCGAGGGCGACAAAGAATATGCGCGCGAACAAAGCGAAGCTCGCGGCTTTCGATCCGGTTGAGAGGAATGCGGTCACCGACGTCGGCGCGCCTTCGTAAGCGTCGGGCGCCCACATGTGAAACGGCACGGCGGCGATTTTAAAAAACAGACCAGCCGCGAGGGCAATCATGCCGAGCAAAAGCAAAGGCCGAAGCTCAGGGCTCGCGCCCGCCAGATTCCTGCCAATGTCACCGAGATTCGTTGAGCCCGCCACGCCATAAATCAGCGACATGCCGTACAGGAGAATTCCGGAAGAGAAAGCGCCAAGCAGAAAGTACTTCATGCCGGCTTCGTTCGAACGGCGTTGCCGCTTCGTGAAGGCGACGAGCACGTAAAACGTCAGGGCCATCAGCTCGAGCGCGATGTAGAGCGAAATCAGATCGTAACCACTGCCGAGGAACAACATCCCGACCGTGGCAAACAGAACCAGGGCGTAATACTCGCCGTGCTGCTCGCGTTCGAGATCGAGAAACCGGATCGAGATGGCGATCGCGAGCGCGGCCGCAATTAAAAATATTCCTTTGAAGAGCAGCGCAAACCCGTCGATGCGCACCATTCCCCAGAAACCGTCCGTCGGCGTCAGGGCGTTTAGGTTTCCAAATCTAAAAGTGCCGCCAATGGTGTAGTAGAGCGCGCCGAGTGAAACC
This genomic stretch from Pyrinomonadaceae bacterium harbors:
- a CDS encoding NADH-quinone oxidoreductase subunit N, which produces MTFLFQTTSLFNVRDLQLIAPELILTVVACVVLVMEVVLPYRLSKWTAYFSLVGIALALVSLGALYYTIGGTFRFGNLNALTPTDGFWGMVRIDGFALLFKGIFLIAAALAIAISIRFLDLEREQHGEYYALVLFATVGMLFLGSGYDLISLYIALELMALTFYVLVAFTKRQRRSNEAGMKYFLLGAFSSGILLYGMSLIYGVAGSTNLGDIGRNLAGASPELRPLLLLGMIALAAGLFFKIAAVPFHMWAPDAYEGAPTSVTAFLSTGSKAASFALFARIFFVALAPMQIDWAPLLGIVAALTIVVGNWAAITQENSKRLLAYSSISNAGYLLLGIVANNTYGNIGLFIYLFVYTLMNMGAFGIIISLRRRGIIGDNVDDMTGLAQKAPGMAAMMAIFMLSLGGLPGTGGFIGKYFLLWGLLSRGDAEGKTWYYWLAGWAVINIVVSFFYYIRFIRVMYLGDRVADDEPLSMSPALRASLIAALVGILVIGIYPQPFIALAQKLMPSAAAPVAPVVSTPAPSE